Below is a window of Mycolicibacterium chitae DNA.
ATGTGTACGCGCGGGGTCAGGAACTGCAGGGACTGATCAATGTTCCCGACGACGATGGCGGTCTGCTCGGGAACACCCGGGCCGTCGAAGTTGCCGTTGTTGCGGATGATCGCGTTGTTCAGGCCGGCGATCTGCCGCTTGATGGTGGCGTACTGGGCGTTGTACCACTGACACATCTCCCGCTCCGCGTTGATCTCCGCCGCGGTGACATCACCGCGCGTCTGATCGAACGGGAAGGGCCACATGGGCTCCCAATCGCTGGGCACCGGAACCACGACCGGCAGCGGCTGCGGAAAGTCGTGGGTGATCGGTTCGACGTCCCGGCCGGGAAGCGCGGCGACGGTCGAACTGAAGGTCAGCGCCGCCCCGAGCGTCATCACCACGGCCGCGATCACTCGTGTCCACACGGCGCTACCTGCCCAGGGCCGCATCGACACCGCCGACATCGGTGATCTGCCAATTGTTCCGGCTGTCCAACGTGATGCTGTAGGTCGCCGTGGACTGCAGCCCCTCCGGCGCCTGCATCGTCTTGGTCAGCACACTGACGAACGCGTCGACGATGTAGATCCCGCCGCTGATCGAGCGCACCTTCGCGGTCAGCGGTTGCGCCGTCGATTGCCACTGCAGCGGCGCCAGCACCTGCTCCATGGAGTCGGCGGCCTTGGTCAGCTTGTCCTTCAACTCCGGTGAAGTGCCGCCGACGAGGTTGGCTTTCCACCCACCGAAGTCCTGATAGTTCATCTCGGCGGCGTTGACCGCGTACTCGATGGCGGCGGTCTCGGCGCGCTCGACGTTGCTCGCCTCGACGGCACTCGCGTCGAGCTGAGCCTTGGCGTCGAGGTAGAGCCAGCCCAGTGCGGCCACCGCGATGATCAGCACGCCCATCGCCACGGCTATGACCAAGCCGCGCAGCGACATCGAGATCTGCCGGGACTTCTTGTCCGCAGCGGTGTCGGGCTGCCGGTCCTCGCCCACCGGCGTTGCGGTCTCGTCGATCCCGGACTCGTCGTCCACGGTGGATTCCGCTTCCTCGGTCCGGACATCGGTGTCGATTACTGCCATGAGGATTCCTCTTTCGGGTTGAGCAAAGACGGGGCCGACCTAACGATCGGGAATTGCGACATGAAGTCTGATGGCCCCCTCTTCCGGAGTTCCCGCGAGCGCATTGGAAAGGATCTGCGCGGTATCGAAATTCATCAGCGCCCCGCCGATGCCGCTGAACTGCGGCAGCAGGGCCTCCGAGATGACCTTGAGGTCCCCGCCGCGGTCGTCGAGGAGCTTCTGGATGCGATCCAGGAACTTCTGGAACAGCTGCATGTTCTCGGGGTTGTTCCAGGCGACGGTGTGCATCATCCCGTGCCACACCCGGTTGATGTTGACCCCGGCCTCACGCACCGGTGCGCCGGCCTCGGCGAGCTTGGGCCCCACCCAATGGGCGTTCTGCAGCAGCGTCTGGAAGTTCTCCAGTACCTCCGCGCCGTCGCCGTCCAATCCGGTCACCATGTTGCGCGCCAGGCGACTTGCCCTGACCAGGTTCGGCAGGACCACCTGGGGATCCGGCAGTGCCGCGTCGGTCTCGTTCAGGATCCGCTTGAGTTGCTCGGGGTCCATCTGGTCGAGGACCCGGACCACGCTGGTCGCCAACTGAGAGATCGACGGCGGGACCGTGATCGACTCGGTCGCGATGTGCTGCCCCTCGGTGAAGAACGGCCCCTGGGTGGTCCGCGGCTTGAAGCCGATGAACGCCTCCCCGAGCGCCGACAGGTTCTCCAGCCGAATCTCGCTGTCGACCGGGATCTCGTGGCCGGCCTCGAGATAGAAGTCCACCGAGGCAGCGTCCATCTCCGCCGAGACCGCCGTGACCTTACCGACGACGGCCCCGCGCAGCAGCACACTGGAGCCGACAACCAGGCCCTTGACATCCGGGACGGCCATGGACAGGTTGGTCCGATCCTCGGGCGGATTCAGCCGCAGCCCGAAGGAGCCGATATAGGCCGCCGCGACGGCGATGATGACGGCGAAGGCGCCGAACGACAGGACGTTCTTGACGGTCCTCATGGCATTGCCCCCAGCATCCGCAGGACGTCCTCCACGTTGTCGATCATCTCGTTGCCGTCCGGTCCCGTGATCGAGGTGATGTTGATCGCCGGATACTTGTCGGCCGGCATGTAGGACTCGGTGAACAGCGTGCGCCACGCCGCCGCTTCGTCCTCGACGTTCCACTTCGTCTGCTGCACCGCACCCAGTGCATCGGCCATCGAATTCAGCAGGGGCACCAGCCAGTAGCCACCGCTGTAGATGCTGCCGATCGACGGCAGCACGGTGCCGATGTAGTCGGCCACCTGGGTGGCCCGGTCGAAGCCGAGCATGCCGGCCGGGGTGAACCAGTGGGCGTATACCGGGAGGTGTCGGCGCATCACCTCGGCGGTTCCCGAGACACCTTGCAGCCATTGATCAACGGTCTCGATGTCGGATGCCAGATCCGACAGGTCGACCGCGACCCGACTCACCAACGCCCGCAACTCCTGACGGTCGGTCGGGGTGACGTTGTTGACCTTGATGATGCTGTCCTGCATCCGTTGCACCGATCCGCTGCCGACGAAGTTCGCCAGGTTGGCGATGGTGTCTTCCAGCTGAGGAGGTGATGTGGTCTGCGCCAACGGAATCCGGCCATCCGGCACCAACGCCGGGCCCTGCTCTTCCAGCGAGGGGCGCTCCAGGGCCAGGTAGATGTCGCCGAGGACCGTGGACTGTTCCAACGTGGCTCGGGCGTCGGACGGGATGGCCACGCCGGGCTCGATCTGCGCGGAGACCTCCACGCGGTCGCCCTGCAGGTCAACCGAGGTCACCATTCCCACCGTCGTCCCACCCTGGACCACCTTGGCGCGTTCGGGCAGGTTCAGGATGTTCTCGAACTCGATGACGATGGGGTATCCCCCGCCGCCCTGTGCACCCGGCTGCGGCAACGAGTTCACCGTCAGCGACGCGCAGGAGGTGACCACCATGGCCGTGGTGGCGCCGACGATCACCGCGGCTATCCGACGTTTCATCATGAGCGGCTCGCTTGCTGTAGCACGTACTGGAGAAGCGCGACGTCGAC
It encodes the following:
- a CDS encoding MlaD family protein encodes the protein MRTVKNVLSFGAFAVIIAVAAAYIGSFGLRLNPPEDRTNLSMAVPDVKGLVVGSSVLLRGAVVGKVTAVSAEMDAASVDFYLEAGHEIPVDSEIRLENLSALGEAFIGFKPRTTQGPFFTEGQHIATESITVPPSISQLATSVVRVLDQMDPEQLKRILNETDAALPDPQVVLPNLVRASRLARNMVTGLDGDGAEVLENFQTLLQNAHWVGPKLAEAGAPVREAGVNINRVWHGMMHTVAWNNPENMQLFQKFLDRIQKLLDDRGGDLKVISEALLPQFSGIGGALMNFDTAQILSNALAGTPEEGAIRLHVAIPDR
- a CDS encoding MlaD family protein codes for the protein MKRRIAAVIVGATTAMVVTSCASLTVNSLPQPGAQGGGGYPIVIEFENILNLPERAKVVQGGTTVGMVTSVDLQGDRVEVSAQIEPGVAIPSDARATLEQSTVLGDIYLALERPSLEEQGPALVPDGRIPLAQTTSPPQLEDTIANLANFVGSGSVQRMQDSIIKVNNVTPTDRQELRALVSRVAVDLSDLASDIETVDQWLQGVSGTAEVMRRHLPVYAHWFTPAGMLGFDRATQVADYIGTVLPSIGSIYSGGYWLVPLLNSMADALGAVQQTKWNVEDEAAAWRTLFTESYMPADKYPAINITSITGPDGNEMIDNVEDVLRMLGAMP